A window of Pedobacter lusitanus contains these coding sequences:
- a CDS encoding cysteine-rich CWC family protein, with translation MAKHEIIPCERCGVPIECKANSYTKCQCSAVHLDLNEVQYISEHYDSCLCAKCLFELQQEYRDTLTRTTTSS, from the coding sequence ATGGCAAAACACGAAATTATACCATGTGAACGTTGCGGTGTGCCGATTGAGTGCAAGGCTAACTCTTACACTAAATGTCAGTGTAGTGCAGTGCACCTTGACCTGAACGAGGTGCAGTATATCAGTGAGCATTATGATAGTTGTTTATGTGCCAAATGTCTGTTTGAACTGCAACAGGAATACAGAGATACGCTAACCAGGACAACTACTTCTTCTTAA
- a CDS encoding FtsB family cell division protein: MNRLLEIFRNKYFLSAAAFAVWMLFFDKNDMLSQYEYRTEVHKLQEEKDFYEKQTAQVKKDLNELNTNLNTAEKFAREKYFMKKDNEDVFVIIKASPKD, translated from the coding sequence ATGAACAGATTACTGGAAATCTTTCGCAACAAATACTTTCTGTCAGCTGCAGCATTTGCGGTATGGATGTTATTCTTTGATAAGAATGATATGCTCTCTCAGTATGAGTATCGTACAGAAGTACACAAACTGCAGGAAGAGAAAGATTTCTATGAGAAGCAAACTGCCCAGGTAAAGAAAGATCTTAACGAACTGAATACCAATCTGAATACCGCAGAAAAATTTGCCAGAGAAAAATACTTCATGAAAAAAGATAATGAAGATGTTTTTGTCATCATTAAAGCAAGTCCTAAAGACTAA
- a CDS encoding ribonucleoside-diphosphate reductase subunit alpha translates to MFVEKRDGRKEAVRFDKITARIEKLCYGFNVELVDPIDVAKKVIEGLYDGVTTSELDNLAAETAASLTTKHPDYALLASRIAVSNLHKNTTKSFSKTMEMLYRYIDPKTEKSASLIAEDVWEVIQEHADLLDSTIIYDRDFGFDYFGFKTLEKSYLLKINGEIVERPQHLFMRVSVGIHKGDIDSVIATYNLMSERWFTHATPTLFNAATPKPQMSSCFLLSMQDDSIEGIYDTLKQTAKISQSAGGIGLSIHNVRATGSYISGTNGTSNGIVPMLKVFNDTARYVDQGGGKRKGAFAIYLEPWHADVLAFLDLRKNHGKEEMRARDLFYALWVCDLFMQRVEENGEWSLFCPHEAPGLADCWGEEFNELYTRYEKEGRARKTIKAQELWFAILDSQIETGTPYLLYKDAANGKSNQQNLGTIKSSNLCTEIIEYTSKDEVAVCNLASLALPRYVVNGEFDHQKLYDVTYQATLNLNKIIDYNYYPVEEARNSNMRHRPVGLGVQGLADAFILMRLPFESDGARELNKEIFETIYFAAMSASHDLAVKDGAYETFKGSPLSKGKFQFDLWNVTPSSNRWDWETLRKKVVKDGVRNSLLVAPMPTASTSQILGNNECFEPYTSNIYTRRVLSGEFIVVNKHLLKDLVALGLWTPAMKDRIILANGSIQDIAEIPDYIKELYKTVWEIKMRSIIDMAADRGAYICQSQSLNLFINAPNTSKLTSMHFYAWKKGLKTGMYYLRTQAASQAVKFTVENQAGKNMEPVIPEHIEQVAEEITDGPVCSMEEGCISCSG, encoded by the coding sequence ATGTTTGTAGAAAAAAGAGATGGTCGCAAAGAAGCGGTGCGGTTTGATAAGATCACTGCCCGCATCGAAAAGTTATGTTATGGCTTTAATGTGGAACTTGTTGATCCTATAGATGTAGCCAAGAAAGTAATTGAAGGATTATATGATGGGGTTACAACCTCAGAATTAGATAACCTTGCTGCTGAAACGGCTGCCTCTTTAACCACTAAACACCCGGATTATGCTTTACTGGCGTCAAGGATAGCCGTGTCAAATTTGCATAAGAATACAACGAAGTCGTTTTCTAAGACGATGGAGATGTTATATAGATATATAGATCCTAAAACTGAAAAATCAGCTTCTTTAATTGCTGAAGATGTTTGGGAAGTAATTCAGGAGCATGCTGATTTACTGGACAGCACAATTATCTATGACAGGGATTTTGGCTTTGATTATTTCGGATTCAAGACTCTTGAAAAATCTTACCTGCTTAAAATTAATGGTGAAATCGTAGAACGCCCTCAGCATTTGTTTATGCGTGTATCGGTAGGGATTCACAAAGGTGATATTGATAGCGTAATTGCTACCTATAACCTGATGAGTGAGCGTTGGTTTACGCATGCCACACCTACTTTATTCAATGCAGCCACACCTAAACCTCAAATGTCTTCGTGCTTCCTGTTGTCTATGCAGGATGATAGTATCGAAGGGATTTATGATACCTTAAAACAAACTGCTAAAATCTCACAGAGTGCTGGTGGTATTGGTCTGAGCATCCACAATGTAAGAGCCACAGGTTCTTATATCAGCGGAACTAACGGAACAAGTAATGGTATCGTACCGATGTTAAAGGTATTTAATGATACAGCACGTTATGTAGATCAGGGCGGAGGTAAACGTAAAGGTGCCTTTGCTATCTATTTAGAACCATGGCATGCTGACGTTCTTGCTTTCCTTGATTTACGTAAAAATCATGGTAAAGAAGAAATGCGTGCCCGTGATTTATTCTATGCACTTTGGGTTTGTGATTTATTCATGCAGCGTGTAGAAGAAAATGGCGAATGGAGTCTTTTCTGTCCGCATGAAGCACCGGGGCTGGCAGATTGCTGGGGAGAAGAATTTAACGAATTATATACCCGTTATGAAAAAGAAGGTCGTGCGCGTAAAACAATCAAGGCTCAGGAATTATGGTTCGCCATCCTGGATTCACAGATTGAAACCGGTACACCTTATCTGTTATATAAAGACGCTGCCAATGGTAAATCCAATCAGCAAAACCTGGGAACGATCAAAAGTTCTAACCTGTGTACCGAAATCATAGAGTATACCTCTAAAGATGAAGTTGCAGTATGTAACCTGGCTTCGCTTGCTTTACCAAGATATGTAGTTAACGGAGAGTTTGATCATCAGAAATTATATGATGTGACTTATCAGGCTACTTTAAACCTGAATAAAATCATTGATTATAACTACTACCCTGTAGAAGAAGCAAGAAATTCCAATATGCGCCACAGACCAGTTGGTTTAGGTGTACAGGGATTGGCCGATGCATTTATCTTAATGCGTTTACCGTTTGAAAGCGATGGCGCAAGAGAACTGAACAAAGAAATCTTTGAAACGATCTATTTTGCTGCAATGAGTGCTTCGCATGATCTTGCGGTTAAAGACGGAGCCTATGAAACTTTCAAAGGTTCTCCTTTATCAAAAGGTAAATTCCAGTTTGATCTTTGGAATGTAACTCCATCGAGCAACCGCTGGGACTGGGAAACTTTACGTAAAAAAGTAGTGAAAGACGGTGTACGTAACTCTTTACTGGTTGCACCTATGCCTACTGCTTCAACTTCTCAGATTCTGGGTAACAATGAGTGTTTCGAGCCTTATACTTCAAATATCTATACAAGACGTGTATTGAGCGGTGAATTCATCGTGGTTAACAAACACTTATTGAAAGACCTGGTAGCTTTAGGTTTATGGACACCAGCAATGAAAGACAGAATTATTTTAGCTAACGGTTCTATCCAGGACATCGCTGAAATTCCTGATTATATCAAAGAACTGTATAAAACAGTCTGGGAGATTAAAATGCGCAGTATTATTGACATGGCAGCAGATCGTGGTGCCTACATCTGCCAGTCGCAATCTCTGAACCTGTTTATTAATGCACCTAATACTTCTAAACTGACTTCAATGCACTTCTATGCATGGAAAAAAGGTTTGAAAACAGGTATGTATTATCTGCGTACACAGGCTGCTTCTCAGGCGGTGAAATTCACTGTAGAGAATCAGGCAGGTAAAAATATGGAGCCGGTAATTCCGGAGCATATTGAGCAGGTAGCTGAAGAAATCACAGACGGTCCTGTTTGTTCTATGGAAGAAGGCTGTATCAGCTGTTCAGGATAA
- the fabG gene encoding 3-oxoacyl-[acyl-carrier-protein] reductase, with protein MKLLEGKTALVTGASKGIGRKIAEKFAEQGANVAFTYLSSVEKGEALEQELQAFGTKVKGYRSDASKFDEAEKLISDIVAEFGTIDIVVNNAGITKDGLLMRMSEENWDDVINVNLKSVFNVTKAASKIMMKNRKGSFINLSSVVGVQGNAGQANYAASKAGIIGFSKSVAKELGSRNIRTNVVAPGFIRTEMTDVLDPKVVKGWEEGIPLKRAGEPEDVANVCVFLASDMSAYVTGQVLSVCGGML; from the coding sequence ATGAAACTATTAGAAGGAAAAACAGCATTAGTTACTGGTGCTTCAAAAGGAATAGGCCGCAAAATAGCGGAGAAATTTGCGGAACAGGGTGCAAATGTTGCTTTCACTTATCTGTCTTCAGTAGAGAAGGGAGAAGCATTAGAACAGGAATTGCAAGCTTTCGGAACTAAAGTGAAAGGATACCGTTCTGACGCTTCTAAATTTGATGAAGCAGAAAAACTAATTAGTGATATCGTTGCTGAATTTGGTACTATTGATATCGTTGTTAACAATGCCGGTATCACTAAAGATGGTTTATTGATGCGTATGAGTGAAGAAAACTGGGATGACGTGATTAACGTAAACCTGAAATCTGTTTTCAACGTAACTAAAGCGGCTTCAAAGATCATGATGAAAAACCGTAAAGGATCTTTCATTAACCTGAGCTCGGTTGTAGGTGTACAGGGAAATGCTGGTCAGGCTAATTACGCGGCTTCAAAAGCAGGTATTATTGGTTTCTCCAAATCTGTTGCTAAAGAACTGGGATCAAGAAATATCCGTACTAATGTAGTTGCTCCTGGATTTATCCGCACTGAAATGACTGACGTACTGGATCCTAAAGTTGTAAAAGGCTGGGAAGAAGGTATTCCATTGAAACGTGCAGGTGAACCTGAAGATGTAGCTAATGTTTGTGTATTCCTTGCTTCTGATATGAGCGCATATGTGACCGGACAGGTACTGTCTGTTTGCGGCGGTATGCTATAA
- a CDS encoding agmatine deiminase family protein encodes MTSLFDNSPKKAGYRFPAEWAKHEATWLTWPHKEASWPGKIDMIYAPYCEFIKIVAQGEKVRINVNDEATKAFAITRLQEAGADLTQIEFYFNPSNDAWCRDHGPAFLLNLNAEQKKVVIDWGYNAWGGKYPPYELDDVIPTRIADHFGLPVFNPGIVMEGGSVEFNGAGTILTSRACLLNKNRNPHLNQEQIEEYLKECYGAEQVLWVGDGIVGDDTDGHIDDITRFVNANTVLTVVESNPLDENYILLKENLEELKAMRLLNGEPLNIIQLPMPSPVIHEDTRLPASYANFYIANEAVIVPTFRDVNDEIALDIIRGAFPDRKVVGIDSTDIIWGLGSFHCLSQQEPAI; translated from the coding sequence ATGACGAGTCTATTTGATAACTCTCCGAAGAAAGCCGGATATCGCTTTCCTGCTGAATGGGCAAAACATGAGGCAACCTGGTTAACATGGCCTCATAAAGAGGCTTCATGGCCTGGTAAAATCGATATGATCTATGCACCCTATTGTGAATTTATCAAAATCGTAGCTCAGGGAGAAAAGGTAAGGATCAATGTGAATGATGAAGCAACCAAAGCTTTTGCAATTACTAGATTGCAGGAAGCAGGTGCTGATTTAACACAGATTGAGTTTTATTTCAACCCAAGTAATGATGCCTGGTGCCGCGATCACGGCCCTGCTTTTTTATTAAACCTGAACGCAGAACAGAAAAAAGTAGTTATTGACTGGGGCTATAATGCCTGGGGCGGAAAATATCCTCCTTATGAACTGGATGATGTAATTCCTACGCGTATTGCGGATCACTTTGGTTTGCCGGTATTTAATCCGGGTATTGTGATGGAAGGCGGATCGGTAGAGTTTAATGGTGCGGGTACTATTTTAACTTCCAGAGCCTGTCTGTTAAATAAAAACAGAAATCCTCATCTTAATCAGGAGCAGATTGAAGAATATCTGAAAGAGTGTTATGGTGCAGAACAGGTTTTATGGGTAGGAGATGGTATCGTTGGTGATGATACTGATGGCCATATCGATGATATCACCCGTTTTGTAAATGCGAATACGGTCTTAACTGTAGTGGAATCAAATCCGCTGGATGAAAATTATATCCTTTTAAAGGAAAATCTGGAAGAGCTGAAAGCAATGCGTTTGTTAAACGGAGAACCTTTGAACATTATCCAGTTACCTATGCCATCGCCGGTTATCCACGAAGATACGCGCCTGCCAGCCTCATACGCTAATTTTTATATTGCAAATGAAGCTGTAATTGTACCTACTTTCAGAGATGTAAATGATGAAATTGCACTGGATATTATCAGAGGTGCTTTCCCTGACCGGAAAGTAGTTGGAATAGATTCTACAGATATTATCTGGGGATTGGGCAGTTTCCATTGTCTGAGTCAGCAGGAACCAGCTATATAA
- the eno gene encoding phosphopyruvate hydratase: protein MSLIIDVHARQILDSRGNPTVEVEVITENGQMGRAAVPSGASTGKHEAVELRDGDKKVYMGKGVLKAVENVNKKIAKELQGIDVFEQNLIDKAMIDLDGSENKGNLGANAILGVSLAVAKAAAAESRQPLYRYIGGVNANTLPVPMMNILNGGAHADNKIDFQEFMIMPLGAASFSEALQMGTQVFHHLKDVLKKKGYSTNVGDEGGFAPNIGSNVEAIETVLTAIETAGFTPGKDIWIAMDAAASEMYDSKTKTYNFHKSSGEKLTSDEMVKYWVDWANKYPIISIEDGLDEDDWAAWESLTLAIGNKVQLVGDDLFVTNVKRLQQGIDKSIANSILVKVNQIGSLTETINAVSLAQNNGYTSVMSHRSGETEDTTIADLAVALNCGQIKTGSASRSDRIAKYNQLLRIEEELGSAARFIGKDFKFLKK, encoded by the coding sequence ATGAGTTTAATTATTGATGTTCATGCAAGGCAAATCCTCGATTCTAGAGGTAACCCTACTGTTGAAGTAGAAGTAATCACTGAAAATGGCCAAATGGGCCGTGCTGCTGTACCATCTGGTGCAAGTACAGGTAAACACGAGGCTGTTGAGCTAAGAGACGGAGATAAGAAAGTTTACATGGGCAAAGGTGTATTGAAAGCCGTTGAAAATGTGAACAAGAAAATAGCTAAAGAACTTCAGGGTATCGATGTTTTTGAGCAAAACCTGATCGACAAGGCGATGATCGACCTTGATGGTTCAGAAAACAAAGGAAACTTAGGTGCTAATGCGATCCTGGGTGTTTCTTTAGCAGTAGCTAAAGCAGCAGCGGCAGAAAGCAGACAACCACTATACCGTTATATCGGTGGTGTAAATGCAAATACATTACCAGTTCCAATGATGAACATCTTAAACGGTGGTGCACATGCGGATAACAAAATCGACTTCCAGGAGTTCATGATTATGCCATTGGGAGCTGCAAGTTTCTCTGAAGCATTACAAATGGGAACTCAGGTTTTCCACCACCTGAAAGACGTATTAAAGAAAAAAGGTTATTCAACAAATGTTGGTGATGAAGGTGGTTTTGCACCAAACATCGGTTCAAATGTTGAGGCTATTGAAACTGTTTTAACAGCTATCGAAACTGCGGGTTTCACTCCTGGTAAAGATATCTGGATTGCTATGGATGCAGCTGCATCTGAAATGTATGATTCAAAAACCAAAACTTACAACTTCCATAAATCTTCAGGCGAGAAATTAACTTCTGATGAGATGGTTAAGTATTGGGTAGACTGGGCAAACAAATATCCTATCATTTCTATTGAAGATGGTCTGGATGAAGATGACTGGGCTGCATGGGAATCACTGACATTAGCTATCGGTAACAAAGTACAGCTGGTAGGTGATGATTTGTTTGTAACTAACGTAAAACGTTTACAACAGGGAATTGATAAAAGCATCGCTAACTCTATCCTGGTTAAAGTAAACCAGATTGGTTCACTGACTGAAACTATCAATGCCGTATCATTGGCTCAGAACAACGGTTATACTTCAGTAATGAGTCACCGTTCGGGAGAAACTGAAGATACAACCATTGCAGATTTAGCAGTAGCTTTAAACTGTGGTCAGATCAAAACCGGTTCAGCTTCACGTTCTGACAGAATAGCAAAATACAACCAGTTATTACGTATTGAAGAAGAATTAGGTTCTGCAGCACGTTTTATTGGTAAAGATTTCAAATTCCTGAAAAAATAA
- a CDS encoding trimeric intracellular cation channel family protein, which translates to MEFTTSQVIEILGTIAFAISGSFSAIQRRLDPFGVLIIAFVTSIGGGTVRDLLLGDTPVKWMRDVNYCLLILVTSLLTIFLKRHRKRFTVTLFLFDSMGLGLFTILGIQKGIAFGLSPGICIALGTITGCFGGVIRDTLLNTIPLIFKKEIYATACILGGILYFTLLFFNLKADIAKVLVIGFIFTLRVIVVRYKLTLPRFGY; encoded by the coding sequence ATGGAATTCACTACCTCTCAGGTTATAGAAATTTTAGGGACTATTGCTTTTGCGATCTCTGGTTCATTTTCTGCTATACAGCGGCGGCTTGACCCTTTTGGCGTATTAATTATTGCCTTTGTTACTTCTATTGGAGGGGGTACTGTCCGCGATTTGCTTTTGGGTGATACGCCGGTTAAGTGGATGAGGGATGTAAACTACTGTCTGCTGATCCTGGTAACTTCACTACTGACTATCTTTCTGAAAAGACATAGAAAGAGATTTACAGTTACCTTGTTTCTGTTTGACTCCATGGGACTGGGATTATTTACTATACTGGGAATCCAAAAGGGAATCGCCTTTGGCCTGAGCCCGGGAATTTGTATTGCACTAGGGACAATTACAGGTTGTTTTGGCGGGGTAATCAGAGATACTTTACTGAATACTATTCCTTTAATCTTTAAAAAGGAGATCTATGCCACAGCCTGTATTCTGGGCGGAATCCTGTACTTCACTTTATTGTTTTTTAATTTGAAAGCAGATATAGCGAAAGTGCTGGTTATCGGGTTTATTTTTACATTGAGAGTAATCGTAGTAAGATATAAACTGACTTTACCGAGATTCGGCTATTAG
- a CDS encoding carbon-nitrogen hydrolase, protein MAKVQVGLVQMTCSGNKQENLDKAIAKIREVAAQGAQVVCLQELFTSLYFCDVEDYENFKLAETIPGPSTDVLSAVAKELNVVIVASLFEKRAEGLYHNTTAVLDADGAYLGKYRKMHIPDDPGFYEKFYFTPGDLGYKVFKTKYAKIGVLICWDQWYPEAARLTSLMGADFLVYPTAIGWATTQDEETNKEQYNAWQTIQRSHSIANGVPVVSINRVGEEAGVAFWGGSFVSNPFGSLLYQASHDKEELKVVELDLSKSDSYRTHWPFLRDRRIDSYSQITKRYIDDESI, encoded by the coding sequence ATGGCTAAAGTACAAGTTGGATTGGTGCAGATGACCTGCTCCGGTAACAAACAAGAAAATTTAGATAAGGCGATTGCAAAGATCCGTGAAGTTGCGGCACAGGGTGCCCAGGTGGTTTGTCTGCAGGAGCTTTTCACCTCATTATATTTCTGTGATGTGGAAGATTATGAAAACTTCAAATTAGCAGAAACTATTCCCGGACCATCAACCGATGTTTTATCGGCTGTTGCCAAAGAATTGAATGTAGTAATAGTTGCCTCTCTGTTTGAAAAAAGAGCGGAAGGACTATATCATAATACTACTGCAGTTCTGGATGCAGACGGTGCATATTTAGGTAAATACCGTAAAATGCATATCCCGGATGATCCTGGCTTCTATGAAAAATTCTATTTTACTCCTGGTGATCTGGGTTATAAAGTTTTCAAAACCAAATATGCTAAAATAGGAGTGCTGATCTGCTGGGATCAGTGGTATCCTGAGGCTGCAAGATTAACTTCATTAATGGGAGCTGATTTCCTGGTTTACCCGACTGCAATAGGATGGGCAACTACACAGGATGAAGAAACCAATAAAGAACAGTATAATGCATGGCAGACTATCCAGCGTTCTCATTCCATTGCAAATGGAGTACCTGTAGTTAGTATTAACCGCGTAGGTGAAGAAGCTGGTGTGGCTTTCTGGGGCGGATCGTTCGTGTCTAATCCTTTTGGGTCACTTTTATACCAGGCTTCACATGATAAAGAAGAATTAAAAGTAGTAGAACTTGACTTGTCTAAATCTGACAGTTACAGAACACACTGGCCTTTTTTACGTGACAGAAGAATTGATAGTTATTCACAAATTACCAAAAGATATATAGATGACGAGTCTATTTGA
- a CDS encoding DUF6443 domain-containing protein codes for MKSLLNYAISFFCALFFGINSSSAQQDTTLNVYTGQSEITASRRITLSSGFYIPSGKKVRIFIVPNSQTCIPLASNPSNDQNYISTRVFKIPKVLTDKDANSNARSTCEVNQTIQYFDGLGRPLQTVLVQGSPGFADVVQPVIYDAFGRESIKYLPYAVTSNGGTYRKDAIKGQSTFYNGNQTGLTNTAFPFSQTSYEFSPLNRVTEMSAPGASWNLASGHTQKIEYGTNIANDVKLWTISGNGAKSTYYDAGKLYKTTTKDENWISTDLKAGTTDEYKDLAGRIVLKRNWESNTKSLSIYYVYDDQGNLNYVLPPAVNENGLNTVNTFDESNDVYKQFIYGYHYDGRKRLIEKKVPGKGWESMVYNKLDQLVLRQDVNQQGKEWIFTKYDAFGRVVSTGVCKDTGDRAALQAKVDSQNTFVEKRVATGIGYDNSSFPQVIDTYYVINYYDDYNFPGNTFGSATGDQVGAGRTMSLLTGTKVNTLGTKDTLLSVHYYDSEGRVVQTKSFNHLGGKDVVDNTYNFVGELKISTRSHTGSSTGAATTIAMRYTYDHMGRKSAVMESINGQDEVVLSRSDYTETGQLVRKQLHSTDREKSFLQKTDYEYNERGWLNKSSSDQFSLQLKYNDGNTPQWNGNIANQLWGSKSDLRNNFNYTYDKLNRLTLASSANLGESIVYDVMGNITSLTRDGYGTNKYTGYTGNQLTKIEGFTNSTYIYNDNGNLTSDEGKGIKISYNSLNLPDQITGAQTISYIYDATGRKLRKVSKTEGTTDYVDGIQYLGGKIDIITTEEGLARNNKGIYSYEYTLTDHLGNNRATFYRNPSGGIEILQRDDYFAFGLRKPIQIGANDNKYLYNKKELQEELGEYDYGARFYDPVIGRWGIPDPLADMYDHLSPYNYGINNPIRFTDPDGMAVEDQQEEPPKKKTIQLKEVNITASRIASTASIALPLTRPISLPGSKISAPALPNPFFIFVGLLLWPTNMNDQSSDRITRDPIVYTEKTVEDLEAESEPIKIKNKKNNKFYKRKGGMTQADKDYDALGSSVTGTIPEKKGRMGTLPDGRKINVRNGSSTPGDDPTLHVTNPDGSTIKWRYEK; via the coding sequence ATGAAATCCCTTCTAAATTACGCTATCTCTTTTTTTTGTGCCTTGTTTTTTGGTATCAATAGTTCCTCTGCCCAGCAGGATACTACGTTGAATGTTTATACTGGACAGAGTGAAATCACCGCAAGTAGAAGAATTACACTATCATCAGGGTTTTATATTCCTTCAGGTAAAAAGGTCCGTATTTTTATAGTGCCAAATTCACAGACATGCATTCCTTTGGCCAGTAATCCTAGTAATGATCAAAATTATATCAGTACAAGGGTTTTTAAGATACCGAAAGTGCTTACTGATAAGGATGCTAATTCAAATGCGCGTAGTACTTGTGAGGTAAACCAGACGATTCAATATTTTGATGGACTGGGGCGTCCGTTACAAACTGTTTTGGTACAGGGAAGCCCGGGATTTGCAGATGTAGTACAGCCTGTGATTTATGATGCTTTTGGAAGAGAATCTATAAAATATCTGCCTTATGCGGTTACCAGTAATGGTGGAACTTATCGTAAAGATGCAATAAAGGGGCAATCTACTTTTTATAATGGTAACCAGACAGGATTAACCAACACAGCTTTCCCTTTTAGTCAGACATCTTATGAGTTTTCGCCTTTGAATAGGGTAACAGAGATGAGTGCACCCGGCGCTTCATGGAACTTAGCTTCAGGACATACGCAAAAAATAGAGTACGGAACAAATATTGCAAATGATGTTAAGCTCTGGACTATTAGTGGAAACGGTGCAAAATCGACCTACTATGATGCTGGAAAATTGTATAAAACGACAACAAAAGATGAAAACTGGATTTCAACTGACCTAAAGGCAGGAACTACAGACGAGTACAAGGATCTTGCTGGTCGTATTGTTTTAAAGCGGAATTGGGAAAGTAATACTAAAAGTCTCTCAATTTATTATGTTTATGATGACCAGGGTAACCTGAATTATGTATTACCTCCTGCAGTAAATGAAAATGGATTGAATACTGTAAATACCTTTGATGAAAGCAATGATGTTTACAAGCAATTTATTTATGGTTATCATTATGACGGACGTAAACGCCTGATAGAAAAGAAAGTGCCTGGTAAAGGCTGGGAATCGATGGTCTATAACAAATTAGATCAATTAGTTTTGCGCCAGGATGTGAACCAACAAGGTAAAGAATGGATCTTCACCAAATATGATGCCTTTGGAAGAGTAGTAAGTACAGGAGTATGCAAAGATACTGGTGACCGCGCTGCTTTACAGGCTAAAGTGGATAGTCAAAATACTTTTGTTGAAAAAAGAGTAGCTACTGGTATAGGCTATGATAACTCTTCGTTTCCACAGGTTATTGATACATATTATGTGATCAATTATTATGACGATTATAATTTTCCAGGCAATACTTTTGGCTCTGCGACAGGTGATCAGGTGGGGGCTGGCCGTACCATGTCGTTGCTGACGGGAACCAAGGTGAATACTCTGGGGACTAAAGATACCTTATTATCAGTTCACTATTATGACAGTGAGGGGCGTGTCGTTCAAACTAAAAGTTTTAATCATTTAGGTGGTAAAGATGTTGTAGATAACACATATAATTTTGTAGGAGAACTGAAGATCAGTACACGTAGCCATACGGGAAGTAGCACCGGAGCAGCAACTACGATTGCTATGCGTTATACTTATGATCATATGGGACGTAAGAGTGCTGTAATGGAAAGTATTAACGGGCAGGATGAAGTAGTGCTGAGTAGGTCTGATTATACAGAGACCGGACAATTGGTTCGTAAGCAATTGCATAGTACAGATAGAGAAAAAAGCTTTCTTCAGAAAACAGATTATGAATATAATGAGAGGGGATGGCTGAATAAAAGTTCAAGTGATCAGTTCAGTCTGCAGTTGAAATATAATGATGGGAATACACCTCAATGGAATGGTAATATTGCTAACCAATTGTGGGGTTCGAAGAGCGATTTAAGGAATAATTTTAATTATACTTATGATAAGCTGAACAGATTGACACTTGCCTCTTCTGCAAATCTCGGGGAAAGCATTGTTTATGATGTAATGGGGAATATTACCAGCCTGACCAGAGATGGGTATGGAACAAATAAGTATACTGGTTATACAGGTAATCAACTTACAAAAATAGAGGGTTTTACTAATAGTACTTATATCTATAATGATAATGGTAATTTAACGAGTGATGAAGGGAAAGGAATTAAAATAAGCTATAATAGCCTGAACTTACCGGATCAGATTACTGGTGCTCAGACTATAAGTTATATTTATGATGCTACCGGAAGAAAGCTAAGAAAAGTCAGTAAAACAGAAGGAACCACAGATTATGTTGATGGTATCCAGTACCTGGGTGGAAAAATAGATATTATTACGACTGAGGAAGGATTGGCAAGAAATAACAAAGGTATTTATAGCTATGAATATACATTGACTGATCATCTGGGAAATAATAGAGCGACATTCTATAGGAACCCAAGTGGAGGTATTGAAATCCTGCAAAGGGATGATTATTTTGCATTTGGATTAAGGAAACCGATTCAAATAGGAGCAAATGATAATAAGTATCTTTATAATAAGAAAGAATTACAGGAAGAGTTAGGAGAGTATGATTACGGCGCTAGGTTCTATGACCCGGTGATTGGAAGGTGGGGTATTCCGGATCCTTTAGCTGATATGTATGATCATTTGTCGCCATATAACTACGGGATAAATAATCCAATACGGTTTACTGATCCTGATGGTATGGCTGTCGAGGATCAGCAGGAGGAGCCTCCTAAAAAGAAAACGATTCAGTTGAAGGAAGTGAATATAACAGCTTCAAGAATAGCAAGTACTGCTAGTATTGCACTTCCTCTGACTAGGCCGATTTCTCTTCCAGGATCAAAAATAAGTGCTCCCGCTTTACCAAACCCATTTTTTATATTTGTTGGTTTGTTATTGTGGCCAACAAATATGAATGACCAATCGAGTGACCGCATAACTCGAGACCCTATTGTTTATACTGAGAAAACAGTGGAAGATTTGGAAGCAGAATCAGAACCAATCAAGATAAAAAATAAGAAAAATAATAAATTTTACAAGAGAAAGGGTGGGATGACTCAAGCTGATAAAGATTATGATGCTTTAGGCTCCAGTGTTACAGGTACAATTCCTGAAAAAAAAGGTAGAATGGGTACATTGCCAGATGGTAGAAAAATTAATGTTAGAAATGGGAGCAGTACCCCGGGAGATGATCCAACATTACATGTAACGAACCCAGATGGTAGTACAATAAAATGGAGATATGAAAAGTGA